The [Pantoea] beijingensis genomic sequence ATGTTGCTGGCGATGAATTCAGGCGTTTATACCGGCGAGCGCCCTAACGTTCTTGAACTACGCGCCGAAACGCCCATCTACAGAAAGACTTACCGGGACGCCCTGAATATTATTTCTGAATTGACTCAATTATCCGGAAATACACCCAATGAGAAAATGGATAATGATTATTATACAGCTTATATCGCGAAGCTCAGCACTATGGAGGGAATCAACAGTGTGGAGGTTAATCAGCATCTTATCGATCACTTCCGTCTGGCCGAATCCGTCCGACAAATTGTGAGTGAGCTGCAACACGACATTGACCAGCTTGCCGCTCAGGTCAATGCAGGTGAGATGGGGGACGATGAAACCACCCAAACGCTGAAAAAAATAGCAGGACGGGCAATGATATTCAATCACTGCATGCATATTATTACCGGACTGGTCAACGTCAGCACCTACCTTTCACAGGTCTCCTCTAATAGCAAACTAAAAGGGAAAAAAGGTGACCTTCCAATAGTGGGTTTTTACCGTCTGTTCAAACAAGTCTCAGGGGCAGACCCCTATCAAGGCACAACCTATAGCTGGCACGGTATGATCACTATAAACTGTGATATTTACGATGAGCATTACGAATTGAATAACGCTGAGATGGCTGAATCCTTCTCCGCCATACGTGGCATGGTACTGAAACGCCTGAATGGTGGATACCAGGTTTAATCCCAGGAAGCATCACGCTATCAGCCCCCGTCCATTCAGTAATACGGACGAGATATCACAGCTCGTTTGCTACCGTTCATCGGTTGCGTGTAGAGCAGACTTCAGTGGCAGGGCCATTATTTTCCGGCCCTGCCACCCGCTATCAGGCTGAATAGAAGCGGCGACGAAACTTACGTCCGCAGCCCGCGCCCACGCTGTATCAACCCCCACACCACGGCATAAAATACCACGATAAAGGCGACTAACACTGACAGAGTGAATATCAGTGGCACATCGTTAATACCGAGAAAACCGTAACGAAAACCACTAATCATGTAGACAACGGGATTCAGCTTCGAAACCGATTGCCAGAAAGGGGGTAACAGCGTCAGGGAGTAAAAAACACCGCCAAGATAGGTTAACGGCGTCAGCACGAACGTCGGGATCAGGCTGATGTCATCAAATGTTCGTGCAAAAACGGCGTTCAATAAACCGGCGAGGGAGAACAGTATCGCCGTCAGCAGCAGCGTAATCGCCACCATTGACCAGGAGTGAACCTGAAAGGGCACAAAAAAGAGCGAAATCGCCGTGACCAATACCCCCACACACAAACCACGTGCTACGCCACCACCGACATAACCCGCAATAATAATATGGGTGGGGACCGGTGCGACCAGCAACTCTTCTATATTGCGCTGGAATTTAGCGCTAAAAAACGACGAAGCAACGTTAGCATAGGCGTTAGTGATCACCGCCATCATAATCAGCCCGGGAACGATAAACTGCATATAACTGAAGCCATGCATATCGCCAATACGCGCGCCGATCAAATTACCGAAAATGATAAAATAGAGCGTCATCGTGATAACCGGCGGCACCAGCGTCTGGATCCAGATGCGCGCAAACCGGTTTACCTCTTTGCCCCAAATACTCTTCAGCGCCACCCAGTACAAATGTGTCATGCCTTTTCTCCTGTCTTACCCTGCGTCAGGCCAACGAATAGCTCTTCCAGACGGTTAGCTTTATTACGCATACTCAGCACCTGAATGCCCTGCGCGCTCAGTTGACTGAACACGCTATTCAGGCCCTGCTCACGCATCACCTCCACTTCCAACGTTGAAGTATCCATCAAACGATATTGGAAACCATCAAGCTGTGGCAACGGACTTTTAGGGGCTAAATCAAGAATAAAGGTCTCGGATTTTAATTTGGAAAGCAGCGCTTTCATGGACGTATTTTCCACCAGCTCGCCACTCTGGATGATACCGATATTGCGGCACAGCATTTCTGCTTCTTCAAGGTAGTGCGTGGTTAAGATAATGGTGGTGCCTTGAGCGTTAAGCTCTTTCAGGAAAACCCACATTGAACGGCGCAGCTCAATATCCACCCCGGCTGTTGGCTCGTCAAGGATCAACAACTTAGGTTCATGCATTAGCGCACGCGCAATCATCAGCCGCCGCTTCATACCTCCAGAAAGCATGCGTGCACGTTCGCTACGCTTATCCCACAAATCGAGTTGTTTCAGATATTTTTCCGCACGCTTCAGGGCTTCGCGTTTTTCAACGCCGTAATAACCTGCCTGATTTGCCACAATCTGCATGACTGTCTCAAAGGGGTTGAAATTAAACTCCTGCGGCACCAGGCCAAGCTGCCGTTTAGCGTTCACCACGTCGTGCTGAAGGTCGTAGCCAAACACGCGCACTTTACCGGATGATTTATTTACCAGTGAGCTAATAATCCCGATAGTGGTTGATTTACCGGCACCGTTAGGGCCGAGGAGCGCATAGAAATCGCCGGCTTCAACATTAAGATCAATCCCCTTGAGCGCCTGAACGCCGCCGGAATAAGTCTTAGCCAGTTTTTCCAGTTCCAGTGCATAAGTCATAGGTAAAAGCGTACCCTGTTTGATTGGTTTTTTGTTTGTCGTTTAAAAACGTCTGACGTTAGCCTATAGTACTGCAACGCACTTTGACTTGTTACAGGTCTGAAATTTCATGAAAGACATTGATACCCTTATCAGCAATAACCGTGAATGGTCCAAACTGTTGGTGGAAGAAGATCCGGGTTTCTTCGAACGCCTTGCCGATGCACAAAAACCCCGTTTCCTGTGGATTGGTTGCTCTGACAGCCGCGTTCCTGCCGAGCGTCTGACAGGGCTTGAACCCGGTGAGTTGTTCGTCCATCGCAATGTTGCTAACCTGGTTATTCATACCGATTTAAACTGCCTTTCCGTGGTGCAATACGCCGTTGAAGTGCTTGAAGTTGAGCACATCATCATCTGTGGTCACTACGGTTGTGGTGGCGTCCGGGCCGCGGTTGAGAATCCAGAGTTGGGGTTAATCAACAACTGGCTGCTGCACATCCGTGATTTGTGGTACAAACATAGCTCATTACTGGGCGAATTTCCGCCGGAAAAACGCTTCGATAAACTCTGTGAAATCAACGTGATTGAGCAAGTTTATAACTTGGGCCATTCGACTATTATGCAGTCGGCCTGGAAACGCGGTCAGAAGGTAAATATCCATGGCTGGGTTTACGGGATTCAGGATGGCTACTTGCGCGATCTGAAGGTGACCGCAACCAACCGGGAAATCCTCGAACAACGTTACCGCCATGGCATTTCAAACCTGCTTTCCGATCCCGATTTCCAACGCTAATTGCAGGCAAGGCATTTTATAACAGGCCGGAAAATCCGGCCTTAGTTGTTTGTGCTATAAAAAACAGCAAAAAAGTATTACGGTTCCAGAATAATCACTTTTCCAACATAGGGCAGATGGCGATAACGCTGGGCATAATCAATGCCGTACCCCACCACAAATTCATCCGGAATAGAGAAGCCCACATACTCCACTTCCACCTGCACTTCGCGGCGTTCTGGCTTATCCAGTAACGTACAAATCGCCAGTGATTTTGGTTCACGCAGGCGCAATATTTCGCGCACTTTGCTTAGTGTGTTTCCGGAATCAATAATATCTTCAACGATAAGGACATCTTTACCGCGAATGTCTTCATCCAGATCCTTGAGGATCTTCACATCGCGCGTACTGGACATGCCGCTACCGTAGCTGGAAGCCGTCATAAAATCCACTTCGTGGGAGACATCAATGGCGCGGCATAAATCGGCCATAAACATAAATGAGCCGCGCAGTAGGCCAACCAGCACCATATCGCTGCCGCTCTCGCGATAATGTTCTGAAATTTGTTTGCCTAATTCGGCAACGCGGGATTTGATCTCAGCTTCAGAGATCATGACTTCTACAGTATGTTTCATAGCGTTCAGATTGGTTGCGAGTGAAAGCAGCGCAGTCTACCACATTTCGCTGTTTACGCATGCTGTTAGGTATCGACGTAGAAAAATGGCCATCACTCTGACTGGATGGATAGACTGCCAAAACCAGGCCAGTTACTATTTTATAGTGCTAATCGTTTTATCGATAGAACGTTAATTCATTTATCCGCGCAAACAGCGCCATGATAGCTTATGCGGATAATGGCATAGGAAGACTTGCCACATCATTTATACCGTCCAGTTGCCTCCCCGTGTAGGGGATGCCTTTCCGCGTGCGTGCCGATGCCGGTAACCGATCGTAGCCTGCGTGCCAGAGACGGGGCGGATAGCAACGACAACATTAAGATATATGCCGTTAAGGCAGGAGAAAGCATGACCGTCCCACACTCGAAGAAAACCCATATTGGCCTGCGGGAGCTACAACCCGAAACACAGATGCTCAACTATGGTTATGATCCGTCGTTATCTGAAGGTGCCGTAAAACCACCGGTTTTTTTGACGTCAACCTTTGTGTTTAAAACCGCAGAAGAAGGTCGGGATTTCTTTGATTACGTTTCGGGACGCCGTGAGCCACCGGAAGGAAGCTCAACCGGGCTGGTTTACTCACGCTTCAATCATCCCAATAGTGAAATAGTCGAAGATCGACTGGCTATTTATGAACGCACGGAAAGCGGCGCGCTTTTCTCCTCCGGCATGTCCGCAATTTCAACTACGCTTCTGGCATTTGTAAAGCCAGGTGATGCCATTTTGCATTCGCAACCCCTGTATGGCGGTACGGAAACGCTGTTGACGAAAACGTTTCGCCAACTGGGCGTCGCGACAGTGGGCTTTGCCGACGGTATCACTGAAGCATCGGTACAACATGCCGCCGACGAAGCACTGCAGCAAGGACGTATCTCGGTCATTCTGATTGAATCTCCCGCCAATCCAACTAACAGTCTGGTTGATATTGCGATGATCCGGCGCATAGCGGATAACATCGAACAACGTCAAGGGCATCGCCCCATTATCGCCTGCGATAATACGTTACTAGGCCCCGTATTCCAGCGCCCAATTGAACAGGGTGCTGACATCTCTTTGTACTCGCTGACCAAATATGTTGGCGGACATTCGGATCTTATCGCCGGCGCAGCAC encodes the following:
- a CDS encoding ABC transporter permease, translated to MTHLYWVALKSIWGKEVNRFARIWIQTLVPPVITMTLYFIIFGNLIGARIGDMHGFSYMQFIVPGLIMMAVITNAYANVASSFFSAKFQRNIEELLVAPVPTHIIIAGYVGGGVARGLCVGVLVTAISLFFVPFQVHSWSMVAITLLLTAILFSLAGLLNAVFARTFDDISLIPTFVLTPLTYLGGVFYSLTLLPPFWQSVSKLNPVVYMISGFRYGFLGINDVPLIFTLSVLVAFIVVFYAVVWGLIQRGRGLRT
- a CDS encoding ABC transporter ATP-binding protein; its protein translation is MTYALELEKLAKTYSGGVQALKGIDLNVEAGDFYALLGPNGAGKSTTIGIISSLVNKSSGKVRVFGYDLQHDVVNAKRQLGLVPQEFNFNPFETVMQIVANQAGYYGVEKREALKRAEKYLKQLDLWDKRSERARMLSGGMKRRLMIARALMHEPKLLILDEPTAGVDIELRRSMWVFLKELNAQGTTIILTTHYLEEAEMLCRNIGIIQSGELVENTSMKALLSKLKSETFILDLAPKSPLPQLDGFQYRLMDTSTLEVEVMREQGLNSVFSQLSAQGIQVLSMRNKANRLEELFVGLTQGKTGEKA
- the can gene encoding carbonate dehydratase — translated: MKDIDTLISNNREWSKLLVEEDPGFFERLADAQKPRFLWIGCSDSRVPAERLTGLEPGELFVHRNVANLVIHTDLNCLSVVQYAVEVLEVEHIIICGHYGCGGVRAAVENPELGLINNWLLHIRDLWYKHSSLLGEFPPEKRFDKLCEINVIEQVYNLGHSTIMQSAWKRGQKVNIHGWVYGIQDGYLRDLKVTATNREILEQRYRHGISNLLSDPDFQR
- the hpt gene encoding hypoxanthine phosphoribosyltransferase, whose protein sequence is MKHTVEVMISEAEIKSRVAELGKQISEHYRESGSDMVLVGLLRGSFMFMADLCRAIDVSHEVDFMTASSYGSGMSSTRDVKILKDLDEDIRGKDVLIVEDIIDSGNTLSKVREILRLREPKSLAICTLLDKPERREVQVEVEYVGFSIPDEFVVGYGIDYAQRYRHLPYVGKVIILEP
- a CDS encoding cystathionine gamma-synthase family protein, whose protein sequence is MTVPHSKKTHIGLRELQPETQMLNYGYDPSLSEGAVKPPVFLTSTFVFKTAEEGRDFFDYVSGRREPPEGSSTGLVYSRFNHPNSEIVEDRLAIYERTESGALFSSGMSAISTTLLAFVKPGDAILHSQPLYGGTETLLTKTFRQLGVATVGFADGITEASVQHAADEALQQGRISVILIESPANPTNSLVDIAMIRRIADNIEQRQGHRPIIACDNTLLGPVFQRPIEQGADISLYSLTKYVGGHSDLIAGAALGSKALIRQVKALRSAIGTQLDPHSCWMIGRSLETLALRMERANSNAEAVALFLRDHPKVENIHYLPFLDPQSPAGKTFTAQCSGAGSTFSFDLRGGQTASFKLLNALQLFKLAVSLGGTESLASHPASTTHSGVPADVRQRIGIKESTIRVSIGIENKEDLIEDLRLALELA